The Mucilaginibacter mallensis genome has a segment encoding these proteins:
- a CDS encoding LutC/YkgG family protein translates to MRDITTAKEKLLKKIRKALLEKRDNPYPNLEEMPMYPPDEEMLEVTFAEQFTAVSGQFVFCEDELQFIESLLTLAEERKWTKIYCWEPALQEILTQYEYPFYETDRDFDQAQVGFTLCEALIARNGSIMLSNANMAGRRLSIYPPVHIVLAYTSQLVPDLKDAFKLMKQKYGAQIPSMLTTVTGPSRTADIEKTLVLGAHGPKELFVFLLDG, encoded by the coding sequence ATGAGGGATATAACTACAGCAAAGGAAAAATTACTTAAAAAGATCCGCAAGGCGCTTCTGGAAAAGAGGGATAACCCATACCCTAACCTTGAAGAGATGCCTATGTATCCACCTGATGAGGAGATGCTGGAAGTAACTTTTGCTGAGCAGTTTACTGCAGTATCGGGCCAGTTTGTTTTTTGTGAGGATGAGCTCCAGTTTATTGAAAGCCTGCTCACCCTGGCCGAAGAACGCAAGTGGACCAAAATATACTGCTGGGAACCTGCCCTACAGGAAATATTAACCCAATACGAATACCCTTTTTATGAAACCGATAGGGACTTTGACCAGGCCCAGGTAGGTTTTACCCTTTGCGAGGCCTTAATTGCGCGTAATGGCAGTATAATGCTCTCTAACGCTAATATGGCAGGCCGTAGGCTCAGCATATATCCGCCGGTACATATTGTGCTGGCATACACCTCCCAGTTAGTGCCCGATCTTAAAGATGCCTTTAAGCTGATGAAACAAAAGTACGGCGCACAAATACCATCCATGCTCACCACCGTTACCGGCCCAAGCCGCACCGCCGATATTGAAAAAACACTAGTCCTTGGCGCCCATGGCCCCAAGGAGCTATTTGTGTTTTTGTTGGATGGATAG
- the ftsH gene encoding ATP-dependent zinc metalloprotease FtsH: MKDNKLEKPKPIRKISNKKAPKPPRFSFMWVYAILIFVFLIVTLVLNDSGSKPISFQYFADNMLKKGDVERIVAYKNGDFVTADIYIKKDSLKKKTQLYGDVAKDQNALSSWQSASSQYQITDASMESLKASLANAEKGLPESDQIMPEYKQNESVFSNPLVQFIIMGVLLVAVWLFIMRRMSGGSGGGPGGQIFNIGKSKATLFDKEAQVSVTFNDVAGLEEAKQEVMEIVDFLKNPKKYTNLGGKIPKGALLVGSPGTGKTLLAKAVAGEAQVPFFSLSGSDFVEMFVGVGASRVRDLFRQAKDKAPCIIFIDEIDAIGRARGKNNIVGGNDERENTLNQLLVEMDGFGTDSGIIILAATNRPDVLDSALLRPGRFDRQVSIDKPDLNGREQIFKVHLKPVKLAAGVDAKKLSAQTPGFAGAEIANVCNEAALIAARKNKEAVDMQDFQDAIDRVIGGLEKKNKIISPEEKRIVAYHEAGHAIAGWFLEHADPLVKVSIVPRGVAALGYAQYLPKEQFLYTTEQLEDGMCMTLGGRVAEDIVFGKISTGAQNDLERITKLAYAMVTIYGMNEKVGNVSFNDTQGEYQFNKPYSEKTSELIDTEVRNQINTVYARTKQLLTDKREGLEKLANKLIEKEILFQSDLEEILGKRPFDHRTTYDEFVNGTPESNQEPAAQSLIHDGVGDRSGTFERNPEEKEASSSNE; the protein is encoded by the coding sequence ATGAAAGATAATAAATTGGAAAAACCAAAACCGATCCGGAAAATATCAAATAAAAAGGCCCCTAAACCACCCAGATTTAGCTTCATGTGGGTTTATGCCATTCTTATATTCGTATTCCTGATAGTAACCCTTGTATTAAACGATAGCGGCAGCAAGCCTATCAGCTTCCAGTATTTTGCTGATAATATGCTAAAGAAGGGTGATGTTGAAAGGATAGTGGCCTATAAAAACGGTGACTTTGTTACTGCTGATATCTATATTAAAAAAGACAGCTTAAAAAAGAAAACCCAGTTGTATGGCGATGTAGCCAAAGATCAGAATGCTTTAAGCAGCTGGCAATCAGCCAGCTCTCAGTACCAGATTACTGACGCATCGATGGAAAGCTTGAAGGCTTCTTTAGCTAATGCTGAAAAAGGCTTACCTGAGTCGGATCAGATAATGCCTGAATATAAACAAAACGAAAGCGTGTTCTCAAACCCGCTGGTACAGTTTATAATTATGGGCGTATTGCTGGTGGCTGTGTGGCTGTTTATTATGCGCCGCATGTCAGGCGGTTCGGGCGGTGGCCCGGGTGGTCAGATCTTCAACATTGGTAAATCAAAAGCTACCTTGTTTGATAAAGAAGCCCAGGTATCGGTAACATTTAATGATGTGGCCGGGCTTGAAGAAGCTAAGCAGGAAGTAATGGAAATTGTGGATTTCCTTAAAAATCCCAAAAAATACACCAACCTGGGTGGTAAAATACCTAAGGGTGCGCTTTTAGTAGGCTCACCGGGTACAGGTAAAACCTTATTAGCCAAAGCCGTTGCCGGCGAGGCGCAGGTACCTTTCTTCTCATTGTCAGGTTCTGACTTTGTGGAGATGTTTGTGGGTGTGGGTGCATCACGTGTACGTGACCTCTTCCGCCAGGCAAAGGATAAAGCGCCATGTATCATATTTATTGATGAGATTGATGCCATTGGCCGTGCCCGTGGTAAAAACAATATAGTAGGCGGTAATGATGAACGCGAAAACACCCTGAACCAGTTATTGGTTGAGATGGATGGTTTCGGCACCGATTCAGGTATCATCATATTGGCTGCAACTAACCGTCCTGACGTATTAGACTCGGCTTTATTACGCCCGGGCCGTTTCGACAGGCAGGTATCAATTGATAAACCGGATTTGAATGGCCGTGAGCAAATATTCAAGGTTCACTTAAAACCTGTTAAACTTGCTGCCGGTGTTGATGCTAAGAAACTATCGGCACAAACACCTGGGTTTGCTGGTGCTGAAATTGCCAACGTTTGTAACGAAGCCGCTTTGATAGCTGCCCGTAAAAACAAAGAGGCAGTTGATATGCAGGATTTTCAGGATGCTATTGACCGTGTAATAGGTGGTTTGGAAAAGAAGAACAAGATCATATCACCTGAAGAAAAACGCATCGTAGCTTACCACGAAGCTGGCCACGCTATTGCAGGCTGGTTCCTGGAGCATGCCGACCCCTTGGTTAAGGTATCTATTGTTCCGCGTGGTGTGGCAGCCTTAGGGTATGCACAATACCTGCCAAAAGAGCAATTTTTATACACTACCGAGCAACTGGAAGACGGCATGTGTATGACACTTGGTGGCCGTGTTGCCGAGGATATCGTTTTCGGTAAAATATCAACAGGCGCTCAAAACGATTTGGAACGCATTACCAAGCTTGCTTATGCCATGGTTACCATTTATGGTATGAATGAAAAAGTAGGTAACGTATCTTTCAACGATACTCAGGGCGAATACCAGTTTAACAAACCTTATTCTGAAAAAACATCGGAGTTAATTGATACTGAAGTACGTAACCAGATAAACACTGTTTATGCACGTACTAAACAATTGCTTACTGATAAGCGCGAAGGCCTGGAAAAACTAGCTAACAAGCTGATTGAAAAAGAAATATTGTTTCAGTCAGACCTGGAAGAGATATTGGGCAAGCGTCCGTTTGATCATCGTACCACCTATGATGAATTTGTAAACGGCACACCAGAATCAAACCAGGAACCTGCAGCTCAAAGTCTTATACATGACGGCGTGGGTGATCGTTCAGGAACATTCGAAAGAAACCCTGAAGAAAAAGAAGCAAGTTCAAGTAACGAATAA
- the rsfS gene encoding ribosome silencing factor yields MVKSKALKESTYISELAIHGMQEKKGNDIVRLDLRNIFSSVSDFFVICHADSTTQVRAIANSVEDEIFKATQTEPWRKEGLEYSEWIVLDYIDVVIHIFRTDKREFYGVEDLWGDAEIKNYRSA; encoded by the coding sequence ATGGTAAAAAGTAAAGCGTTAAAGGAATCTACCTATATCTCTGAATTAGCCATACATGGCATGCAGGAAAAAAAGGGGAATGACATTGTCAGGTTAGACCTCCGTAATATATTCAGTTCAGTATCTGACTTCTTTGTGATCTGCCATGCCGATTCAACCACCCAAGTACGAGCAATTGCAAACAGTGTTGAGGACGAAATATTCAAAGCCACCCAAACTGAGCCCTGGCGCAAAGAAGGGCTTGAATACAGCGAATGGATAGTGCTGGATTATATTGATGTGGTAATACACATTTTCAGGACGGATAAACGTGAATTTTATGGCGTAGAGGATCTGTGGGGAGATGCAGAGATCAAGAACTACAGAAGCGCCTGA
- a CDS encoding biotin--[acetyl-CoA-carboxylase] ligase — MSNSKPLPEGTVIMAESQYAGRGQQMNKWNSDPGKNLTFSLLLNPTFLAVANQFDLTRVISLGVHDALEPLLGDKLKIKWPNDVYYADGKLGGILIENLLQGGQIRQSVIGIGLNVNQDVFPDWVPNPVSVKQILQQDYDLRALLSEICSHIEAYYLQLKAGKIDFVRKAYLNRLYWLNEQHAFRSNGSVFEGEIKAVKDNGILVIKSNIGAELEFSFKEIEFLNR, encoded by the coding sequence TTGTCAAATTCCAAGCCATTGCCTGAAGGAACGGTCATTATGGCAGAAAGCCAGTATGCTGGCCGTGGCCAGCAAATGAACAAATGGAACAGTGACCCCGGAAAAAACCTGACTTTTAGCCTGCTCCTTAACCCTACTTTTTTGGCAGTTGCCAATCAGTTTGATCTTACAAGGGTAATAAGCCTGGGTGTACATGACGCGCTTGAACCCCTGCTGGGCGATAAGCTAAAAATAAAATGGCCCAATGATGTTTATTATGCCGATGGCAAGCTGGGTGGCATACTGATAGAGAATTTGCTGCAGGGTGGCCAGATCAGGCAGTCGGTTATTGGCATAGGATTGAACGTTAACCAGGATGTTTTCCCCGACTGGGTGCCTAACCCGGTGTCGGTTAAGCAAATCTTACAACAGGATTACGATTTGCGAGCTTTATTATCTGAAATTTGCAGCCATATTGAAGCGTACTATTTGCAGTTAAAGGCAGGCAAAATTGATTTTGTAAGGAAAGCCTATCTTAACCGACTATACTGGTTAAACGAGCAACACGCTTTCCGATCAAACGGTAGTGTTTTTGAAGGGGAGATAAAAGCCGTTAAAGATAACGGCATATTAGTAATAAAGAGTAATATTGGAGCTGAATTGGAGTTTAGCTTTAAAGAAATTGAATTTTTAAATAGATAA
- a CDS encoding protein-disulfide reductase DsbD N-terminal domain-containing protein produces the protein MKKLLFLMAVFMVSTGAYAQIESHVKWAYAAKRISPTEAVVFLRATIDDDWHIYSAYQKDGGPIKTSFTFTPSKDYTLAGKLAEPTPVTKFEKTFGIDVTYFEKTVTFQQKIKLKTPNATVVKGQLEYMTCNDKKCLPPDDVDFSVTISK, from the coding sequence ATGAAAAAGTTATTGTTTTTAATGGCAGTATTTATGGTAAGTACTGGTGCTTATGCTCAAATTGAATCGCATGTAAAATGGGCCTATGCTGCCAAGAGGATCAGCCCTACAGAGGCGGTTGTATTTTTAAGAGCCACTATTGATGATGATTGGCATATTTACTCAGCATACCAAAAAGATGGCGGTCCGATAAAAACGTCATTCACTTTTACCCCATCAAAAGATTACACCTTAGCTGGCAAACTTGCTGAACCAACTCCTGTAACCAAATTTGAAAAGACTTTCGGTATTGATGTTACCTACTTTGAAAAAACAGTTACTTTTCAGCAAAAAATAAAGCTTAAAACACCTAATGCAACGGTTGTTAAAGGCCAGCTGGAATACATGACCTGTAACGATAAAAAATGCCTTCCACCGGATGATGTTGATTTTTCTGTCACGATAAGCAAGTAA